TCTGAGGTTATAGTCATAAGTCTTCTCGGCGCCATACCAGGCGATTTCGATTCTGCGGATGTGAGAAGACGAGAAAGCCATGGTGATCGGGATCGGATTGTCCACACTGATTTCATCTTTTTCGCGTTCAACCGCCCAATATTCCCCATAACCGTCGGTGGTGCCGTCGAATAAATTCGCCGGATTTGCCGCTGTGTCAATGACAGCGGGTTCCTGCAGAGCGAAGGTTTTGACAACCGCTTCCCCCACATACATTCCTAACAGATTCGTTCTTAAAGCAGTCTCGCTGCGATCCAAAAGAGAGACCTGCTGGGCGGTTGCCGTATAGGACAATAATTTTGGATTGGCTGTATAAAAAACCGCAAAAACGGTGTAGTTGTCTAAATCAATCTCCAGGCAGACGCCCTGCGCCAACACTGCGGCATCATAAAGATAGGGGGTGCAGAGTTGTTTGATTAAGTTTGCATCAGCGGAAAGAGGGTCTGCTTCCCCCTTTTCCAACAACAGTGCATAATATTGGTTTGCCGACAGATCCGGATCGGTTTTGCCGAGATAGTCGTAAAGATAACTGTCAATCGGCGTTCCGGCCAGGATGATCTGCTGTTTCAGATCATCTGCATGACCGCCGCTTTTATAATAGGTGAGGGCGGATTGGGTGGCATAATAGAGTGTCTTGGCATAATTCTGCATCTGCATCGATTGCGATTCTTCCAAATAGGCAGTTGCCGCAGGCAAGCCGAATCCGGACAGGATTGCCATGAGCGTCATCACGACGACCAGTTCGATTAAGGTAAAGCCTTTCCGCCCGGATCGATGCATCCCCCCTCCCCCTTTCTTCTCCGTTGCACCTATGAACATTTTTTTATTTCGATAGTGTTAGTTAAAATCAATATTTTTCAAATTTCTATATCTGTGTGAATAATTCCTTCTTCCGGAGAAAATATATTCGCCGTCACTCTTTTTTCCCATTTTTTCTTAAATTTAACAATTTTACATTTTTAAATTTATAAATACATATTATTGTATTTTATTTCTATATACTACATATTTAACCTTACGATTATATATTATTACGCATTACATTGCAAGACCGACAAAATATATTCTTTGCAATTATATCTTCGCGCTATTGATCGCAGGCTTTGTAATTAGTTACGTTTTATATATGTTTAATTCAAAATATGTATAATTCTTATTTTGCCATTTCATTGTTTGCCTGCTCTCCCTGCTGGTTTTGGAGTGGATTCCGATTTCCGCTTACCATGATGCCGAGTAAGATCCAGAACAAATAACCGACCGACACCACGCTGATGTTCATCGCTGCCTGCACGCAGTAAGAGACAACCGCGATCAGCAAACCGGCTTGGATTAAATATTTCCTGTCCATCGGAAATGCCCTCGCCTCTGTCTGTTTTTGCTGGCTACGCTGCAGCCAAATTTGACCGGCACGCCATAATTGCAGCCAAGTCCGCCAACAGCAGAGGAACAAAAAACCAAGGTAGCAGAAGAGGGAAGGAATCCCCGTGGTCACGGCAATATGCAGATATTCGTTATGCGCTTTGTCAAAAAGATAGAGCTTATGATAGTGTTCCAGCATGTCATCACGGTATGCTGCCAGGAAGACCTCCCCAAGCGTTTCCGGGCCATAACCCAGCCACGGACGTGCTTTGATCAATCCCCAGACCCGGGTCCAAATATAAATCCGACCGGCGCCGGCTTTTTCATAATCTTCTGTTTTTGTGATGACCTTCGCTGCGTCCGTCGCAATCGACTGCAGCCGGTTGACCATGCTGCCGCCGTCTTTGTAATTAACCCCGGCAAAGAGCAGCAGAAAAACCAGCAGGCTGAGCAACAAAGCTTTTTTACTAAGTTTGAGGGAATAGACAAACCAAAAAAGGAGCAGTGTGCCGAAGGCAAGACCCACCCAGGCGCTACGAGTGGAAACGTAAAGGAAGCAAAGAAAGAGCAGCGCTGCTGCGCCCAAATAGCGCAGCTTCTTTGTTGCAAGATACGCAAACCAACTCAAGGGAAAAACCAGACTGAGGTAAGCGCCAAAGAAATCCGGATTGCCAAAGGTCACAAAAGGACGCAAACCCCAACCGATCCGCTGCGGATCGCGCGGGATAGGGTCCAGCCCGAAATGCTGAAAAATGCCGTAGACGGACAGGAGTGTCGCTGATGCAAACAACCAGTCCAGATGCTTCGGTTGATAGCGATAATGATGACGGGCAAACAGAAAGAAGACCGCATAGGTATAAATCGTAAAAATCCCGTCGCAGCGGCGGACGCGTCCTAAAATAGAGATACGCAGATCGGTTGAGAAACAGGTAGCCAAGAAAACCAAAGCCAGATAAACCAACAGCAGGATATTAATGGCATCCTTTGGCAGCGAAATCTTTCTCTGACAATAGAGATCCACCGTGAGCATGATGAGACTGAGCAGA
This window of the Negativicutes bacterium genome carries:
- a CDS encoding prepilin-type N-terminal cleavage/methylation domain-containing protein, which produces MHRSGRKGFTLIELVVVMTLMAILSGFGLPAATAYLEESQSMQMQNYAKTLYYATQSALTYYKSGGHADDLKQQIILAGTPIDSYLYDYLGKTDPDLSANQYYALLLEKGEADPLSADANLIKQLCTPYLYDAAVLAQGVCLEIDLDNYTVFAVFYTANPKLLSYTATAQQVSLLDRSETALRTNLLGMYVGEAVVKTFALQEPAVIDTAANPANLFDGTTDGYGEYWAVEREKDEISVDNPIPITMAFSSSHIRRIEIAWYGAEKTYDYNLRYLKKNGSWGLVNQSGIRHATGFDYYEFSDTTEQLRLEIIGHNQLDTVYGIWEIKLYKQILSDKDVLIEGAAIEVTIS
- a CDS encoding O-antigen ligase family protein; protein product: MFGLQTAAMGQTEKSQVSELITLLLLAAAILTPLIIVPYGADYFYQPKAIFLYLLSLIMLTVDLYCQRKISLPKDAINILLLVYLALVFLATCFSTDLRISILGRVRRCDGIFTIYTYAVFFLFARHHYRYQPKHLDWLFASATLLSVYGIFQHFGLDPIPRDPQRIGWGLRPFVTFGNPDFFGAYLSLVFPLSWFAYLATKKLRYLGAAALLFLCFLYVSTRSAWVGLAFGTLLLFWFVYSLKLSKKALLLSLLVFLLLFAGVNYKDGGSMVNRLQSIATDAAKVITKTEDYEKAGAGRIYIWTRVWGLIKARPWLGYGPETLGEVFLAAYRDDMLEHYHKLYLFDKAHNEYLHIAVTTGIPSLFCYLGFLFLCCWRTWLQLWRAGQIWLQRSQQKQTEARAFPMDRKYLIQAGLLIAVVSYCVQAAMNISVVSVGYLFWILLGIMVSGNRNPLQNQQGEQANNEMAK